From Lolium perenne isolate Kyuss_39 chromosome 5, Kyuss_2.0, whole genome shotgun sequence, a single genomic window includes:
- the LOC127301781 gene encoding PHD finger protein PERSISTENT TAPETAL CELL 1: MAKTMVISLGGSRRRKRGEVLFRFDSFCQPGYPAQLAGAFRDNVRTLLGLAHLEAAAPGETRCWSFQLELHRHPPTVVRLFVVEEEVAASPHRQCHLCRVVGWGRHLICSKRFHFVLPKRESSVETDGLCYGVSGHGGGTEKASKGTATSRGHLLHGIVHLNGYGHLVGIHGFEGGSDFVSGHQIMDLWDRICSALHVRKVSLVDTARKGHMVLRLLHGVAYGDTWFGRWGYRYGRPSYGVALQAYQQSLHALQSVPLCVLLPHLSCFTQDLPMLVTKYQAISGHKLLNLGDLLRFMLDLRTRLPATSVTAMDYRGIMSDASCRWSAKRVDMAARAVVDALRRSSSDARWVTRQEVRDAARAYIGDTGLLDFVLKSLGNHIVGNYVVRRAMNPVTKVLEYCLEDVSSVLPAAAPGAGVATPGQGKMRVRFHLTRAQLMRDLVHLYRHVLKEPSQALTTGAFGAIPVAVRMVLDIKHFVKDYHEGIMAATSNGGIGHVYVSLCCTLVVRNGGPELVPPYETVTVPAHATVGELKWEVQRLFRDMYLALRTFTAESVLGIGAGQDASAVLGLIGVGSTVVVEGVVDEEQQQQAEDGDLKKEAPAICEGSGDVGERVVDCVCGADDDDGERMACCDICEAWQHTRCAGVADAEDVPHVFLCSRCDNDVVSFPALSC, translated from the exons ATGGCGAAGACGATGGTGATCAGCCTGGGTGGCTCGCGGCGGAGGAAGCGTGGCGAGGTGCTGTTCCGGTTCGACTCCTTCTGCCAGCCCGGCTACCCGGCGCAGCTCGCCGGCGCGTTCCGTGACAACGTCAGGACGCTGCTCGGGCTGGCGCACCTGGAGGCCGCCGCCCCGGGCGAGACCAGGTGCTGGTCGTTCCAGCTCGAGCTGCACCGCCACCCGCCCACCGTCGTCAGGCTCTTCGTCgtcgaggaggaggtcgccgcctCGCCGCACCGCCAGTGCCACCTCTGCCGTGTTGTCG GTTGGGGTCGGCACCTGATATGCAGCAAGAGATTCCACTTTGTGCTGCCGAAGAGGGAGTCCTCGGTGGAAACCGATGGCCTGTGCTACGGGGTCAGCGGCCACGGCGGCGGCACCGAGAAGGCGTCGAAGGGGACGGCGACCTCCAGGGGCCACTTACTGCACGGCATCGTGCACCTCAACGGCTACGGCCACCTCGTCGGCATCCATGGCTTCGAGGGCGGCTCCGACTTCGTCTCCGGCCACCAGATCATGGACCTCTGGGACCGCATATGCTCAGCCTTGCACGTAAG GAAGGTGAGCCTTGTCGACACGGCGAGGAAAGGGCACATGGTACTGAGGCTTCTCCACGGCGTGGCCTACGGCGACACATGGTTCGGGCGGTGGGGCTACCGGTACGGCCGGCCGAGCTACGGCGTGGCGCTACAGGCGTACCAGCAGTCCCTCCACGCGCTCCAGTCCGTCCCGCTCTGCGTGCTCCTGCCGCACCTCAGCTGCTTCACCCAGGACCTCCCCATgctggtcaccaagtaccaggccATCAGCGGCCACAAGCTGCTCAACCTCGGCGACCTCCTCCGCTTCATGCTCGACCTGCGCACGCGCCTCCCCGCCACCTCCGTCACGGCCATGGACTACCGCGGCATCATGTCCGACGCGTCCTGCCGCTGGTCCGCCAAGCGCGTCGACATGGCGGCCCGCGCCGTCGTCGACGCGCTCCGCCGCTCCTCCTCCGACGCGCGCTGGGTCACGCGGCAGGAGGTGCGCGACGCCGCGCGCGCCTACATCGGCGACACGGGCCTCCTCGACTTCGTCCTCAAGTCCCTCGGCAACCACATCGTCGGCAACTacgtggtgcgccgcgccatgaacCCCGTCACCAAGGTGCTCGAGTACTGCCTTGAGGACGTGTCCAGCGTGCTGCCGGCGGCCGCGCCGGGCGCCGGCGTGGCTACTCCGGGCCAGGGCAAGATGAGGGTGCGGTTCCACCTCACCAGGGCGCAGCTCATGAGGGACCTCGTGCACCTGTACCGACACGTGCTCAAGGAGCCCAGCCAGGCGCTCACCACCGGCGCCTTCGGCGCGATCCCGGTGGCGGTGAGGATGGTCCTGGACATCAAGCACTTCGTCAAGGACTACCACGAAGGGATCATGGCCGCGACCAGCAACGGCGGAATCGGACATGTCTACGTCAGCCTGTGCTGCACCTTGGTCGTCAGGAACGGGGGCCCGGAGCTGGTTCCGCCGTACGAGACGGTCACCGTGCCGGCGCATGCCACCGTGGGGGAGCTCAAGTGGGAGGTGCAGAGGCTGTTCAGGGACATGTACCTCGCTCTCAGGACATTCACGGCAGAGTCCGTCCTGGGGATCGGCGCCGGCCAGGATGCCAGCGCCGTGCTCGGCCTGATCGGCGTCGGGAGCACCGTCGTGGTTGAAGGGGTGGTCGAcgaggagcagcagcagcaggccgAGGACGGTGACCTGAAAAAGGAAGCGCCGGCCATCTGCGAGGGGAGCGGCGATGTCGGAGAGAGGGTCGTCGACTGCGTGTGTGGCgcggacgacgacgacggcgagcgCATGGCCTGCTGCGACATCTGCGAGGCGTGGCAGCACACGCGCTGCGCCGGGGTCGCGGACGCAGAGGACGTCCCGCACGTCTTCCTCTGCAGCCGGTGCGACAACGACGTGGTCTCCTTCCCGGCCTTGAGCTGCTAG